The proteins below are encoded in one region of Dioscorea cayenensis subsp. rotundata cultivar TDr96_F1 chromosome 18, TDr96_F1_v2_PseudoChromosome.rev07_lg8_w22 25.fasta, whole genome shotgun sequence:
- the LOC120282405 gene encoding uncharacterized protein At3g17950, whose amino-acid sequence MEAEPIPSSPTISSVSSSDLDTESTGSFFPDRSTSLGTLMGVSFPEPPVRLPSRRVPTGDAARRAAPPPAPHHRRLRHRRRRRWWRLCRDESAHTSLGEFLQVERRLAEASSGHGHFLYGGVAPEHEAVGGGPLFENGRVLPPQDARGQRARPGHPPPAGSAIRFPVLLTGICSGGEGLRKSR is encoded by the exons ATGGAGGCGGAGCCCATCCCCTCCTCGCCGACCATCTCCTCCGTGTCCTCCTCCGATCTCGACACCGAG TCCACGGGCTCCTTCTTCCCCGATCGGAGCACCTCTCTCGGCACTCTCATGGGCGTGTCCTTTCCCGAACCTCCCGTCCGTCTCCCCTCTCGCCGGGTCCCAACCGGCGACGCCGCTAGGCGAGCTGCCCCTCCTCCAGCCCCCCATCACCGTCGTCTCCGCCATCGGCGGCGGCGCAGATGGTGGCGCCTTTGCCGTGATGAATCAGCTCACACCTCCCTCGGCGAGTTCCTCCAGGTCGAGCGCCGCCTCGCCGAAGCATCTTCCGGTCACGGCCATTTCCTTTACGGCGGCGTGGCTCCGGAGCACGAGGCGGTTGGCGGTGGGCCGTTGTTCGAAAACGGGCGTGTCCTCCCGCCGCAGGACGCCAGGGGGCAACGTGCCAGGCCTGGGCACCCGCCGCCGGCGGGATCCGCTATTAGGTTTCCGGTGCTGCTCACCGGGATCTGCAGCGGCGGCGAAGG ACTCAGAAAGAGTAGATAG
- the LOC120282801 gene encoding pectinesterase inhibitor 9-like codes for MASSKLFLLLAISTITVTSSPTQSAKKPSTSAANFILKSCNATGYPNLCVSSLSPSAAAINSNPFLLSGSAASIALSRLRATRSRISALANTTSTGRESAALRDCADTLGDAVDQTSKSAKYLGKMAAGKGAGSGSIAWRVSGVQTWMSAALTNEGTCGDGFDGVPMDSVVKKVVAMVAVVKMYSSNALALVNILVS; via the coding sequence ATGGCCTCCTCCAAGCTGTTTCTCCTCCTTGCCATCTCTACCATCACCGTGACTTCATCACCAACTCAATCGGCCAAGAAACCATCTACATCGGCCGCCAACTTCATCCTCAAGAGCTGCAACGCCACCGGCTACCCAAATCTCTGCGTCTCATCCCTCTCCCCCTCCGCCGCCGCCATCAACTCCAACCCTTTCCTCCTCTCCGGTTCCGCCGCCTCCATTGCCCTTTCCCGTCTCCGAGCCACCCGATCACGCATCTCCGCCCTGGCCAACACCACCTCCACCGGCCGCGAGTCCGCTGCGCTACGCGATTGCGCCGACACGCTTGGCGACGCCGTCGATCAAACTAGCAAATCGGCGAAGTATCTGGGGAAGATGGCGGCGGGGAAAGGTGCTGGATCTGGGTCGATTGCGTGGAGGGTTTCGGGGGTTCAGACGTGGATGAGCGCGGCGTTGACGAATGAGGGCACTTGTGGCGACGGGTTCGATGGGGTTCCGATGGATTCTGTGGTGAAGAAGGTGGTCGCCATGGTCGCCGTTGTGAAGATGTACTCCAGCAATGCCCTAGCTCTTGTTAACATTCTCGTTtcttga